From one Eucalyptus grandis isolate ANBG69807.140 chromosome 9, ASM1654582v1, whole genome shotgun sequence genomic stretch:
- the LOC120288559 gene encoding TMV resistance protein N-like encodes MPSSSSHKWRYDVFVSFRGCDVRNKFLSHLFRELRRAGLRYFRDNDIKDIGKKIRVKLFRAIRYSRFAIVLFSENFAASKWCLDELVQILMCRRKLKKHGHVVIPVFFGVDATELSKLTSRTKFGQGFKSLCRKARDKEKIPKWKLALAEAKSISGFDLQKHANGDQASFIEQIVGRLLEYIPRTSSPDAIGVGLVPSSSASVHRWKYDVFVSFRDGDIRKNVAAHFFRALKQAGIYYFGDNEKEKTRILIEGKLPDAIRNSRVSLVVFTAKYADSRRCLNELVEILECNRRDHQGHVVLPIFYGVEPCDVRKQSGQFGDGFKSCLATHTDDLLVQKWRHSLKEAGNLSGWDLNNDANGDQAYFIEQIVGRLLKIIRRTSSRDAIGVDSFVDDVISLLKIGSEDKVHVVGLWGMKGIGKTMVAQAVYHRVSREFDGVSFLENVGVANQDTLLLLQKKLLHDVLKVRDLKIYDLNSNINEIKAKLCQHRILLVLDNITKKNQIECFGAGDREWFKCGSRILITTREEWLLNDLKVDDNYMLPGLGSEESLQLMGLHAFGKDQPKEGYEEFKSLVHYAGGLPDFLKRFGFFLSSRQNQWHEILEKLGRNPHLDSILDPFSSLRQSVGPFGGHGGDSFDDQTYDGITQIVVVIGRVINSITINYVQNGCFVRSPRHGGSLRGHTHYVSPSLW; translated from the exons atgccttcttcttcttctcataaATGGAGATACGACGTATTCGTGAGTTTCAGAGGCTGCGACGTGAGGAACAAGTTCCTATCGCACCTCTTCCGGGAGCTGCGACGGGCTGGGCTTCGCTACTTCAGGGACAATGACATCAAAGACATTGGGAAAAAGATCAGGGTCAAGCTCTTCAGAGCGATCCGCTACTCGAGGTTCGCCATCGTCTTGTTCTCCGAGAACTTTGCCGCATCCAAGTGGTGCCTGGACGAGCTGGTCCAGATCCTCATGTGCAGAAGGAAGCTCAAGAAACATGGCCACGTGGTTATTCCTGTATTTTTTGGCGTGGACGCAACTGAACTTTCGAAGTTGACTAGCAGAACAAAATTTGGGCAGGGTTTCAAGAGTTTGTGTAGGAAAGCGAGAGACAAGGAAAAGATTCCAAAATGGAAGCTTGCCCTAGCAGAGGCTAAGAGCATTTCGGGTTTCGATTTGCAGAAGCACGCCAATGG GGATCAAGCGTCTTTCATCGAGCAAATTGTAGGACGTCTCTTAGAGTATATTCCCAGAACAAGCTCCCCCGATGCTATTGGGGTAGGACTCGTTCCATCTTCTTCCGCTTCGGTTCATAGGTGGAAGTACGACGTGTTCGTGAGCTTCAGGGACGGGGACATAAGGAAGAATGTCGCGGCCCACTTCTTCCGCGCACTGAAGCAGGCGGGGATCTACTACTTCGGGGacaatgaaaaagagaagacgCGGATTCTCATTGAGGGCAAGCTACCCGACGCGATCCGCAATTCGAGGGTTTCTCTTGTCGTGTTCACTGCCAAATATGCCGACTCACGGCGGTGCTTGAACGAGCTGGTGGAGATCCTGGAGTGCAACAGGAGAGATCATCAGGGTCATGTGGTTCTGCCCATTTTCTACGGTGTTGAGCCATGCGACGTTCGGAAACAGAGCGGGCAATTCGGGGATGGTTTTAAAAGCTGTTTGGCCACCCACACGGACGATTTGCTGGTGCAGAAGTGGAGGCATTCGCTTAAAGAAGCTGGGAATTTGTCAGGATGGGATTTGAATAATGATGCTAATGG GGATCAAGCGTATTTCATCGAGCAAATTGTAGGACGTCTCTTAAAGATTATTCGCAGAACAAGCTCCCGCGATGCTATTGGGGTAGATTCCTTTGTAGATGATGTGATATCGTTGCTGAAGATTGGGTCAGAGGATAAGGTCCATGTGGTCGGACTATGGGGAATGAAAGGAATTGGTAAGACAATGGTGGCCCAAGCCGTCTACCATCGCGTTTCTAGGGAATTTGACGGGGTTAGCTTTCTTGAAAATGTTGGAGTTGCAAACCAAGATACGCTTTTACTTCTTCAGAAGAAACTTCTCCACGATGTTCTGAAGGTACGAGatctaaaaatttatgatcttAACAGCAACATCAACGAGATAAAAGCTAAGCTCTGTCAGCACAGGATCCTTCTAGTTCTTGATAACATTACTAAGAAGAACCAAATTGAGTGTTTTGGCGCTGGAGATCGAGAATGGTTCAAATGTGGGAGTAGAATCTTGATAACTACAAGAGAAGAATGGCTTCTGAATGATCTCAAAGTGGATGATAACTACATGCTCCCTGGACTGGGTTCTGAAGAATCGCTCCAACTCATGGGGCTCCACGCCTTTGGCAAGGACCAACCTAAAGAAGGGTATGAGGAGTTCAAGAGTCTTGTCCACTATGCAGGTGGTCTGCCAGACTTTCTTAAgagatttggtttctttctttctagtAGGCAAAATCAGTGGCATGAGATATTGGAGAAGTTGGGAAGGAATCCTCATCTTGATTCAATTTTAGATCCATTCTCCTCTCTTCGTCAGTCTGTAGGGCCATTCGGAGGCCATGGTGGAGATTCTTTTGATGATCAAACATACGATGGTATAACACAGATAGTGGTTGTAATTGGAAGAGTGATCAACTCCATTACTATTAACTATGTTCAGAATGGGTGTTTTGTGCGCTCGCCAAGACATGGGGGATCTTTAAGAGGCCACACACATTATGTGAGTCCATCATTATG GTAA
- the LOC120288076 gene encoding jacalin-related lectin 3-like, which produces MERSLVFMEGPFGNGKNRWDDGKHADIRQIVVVSGSAIESVSFTYEGPPFRHGRTHGGKTNTINLDWLTEVLISVSGYIVNDFGSTVIHSLTFQSNKRTYGPFGTETGRKFSFPATGGKIIGFYGSSGSHLESLGAYLEPISHLYPIECVGPLGGQGGHSWDDGKFNGVKKIKMTLEDDVNCISFEYDDNGESIWSSAHGNENGSILTVNLNYPHEFLISVSGYIKHDCSVIQSLTFESNKRRLGPFGKEGGNFFRCALTCHKIIGFHGRSGIQLDALGVYFEPISDLHLLKSIGPFGKQDWGNPWDDGDSTGVRKIMIKAGDVIDSITVEYDKDGRVVQGPRHGGDGGYLTLEVWPFRRLLNLMNVQLMGCC; this is translated from the exons ATGGAAAGATCATTGGTTTTCATGGAAG GGCCATTTGGAAATGGGAAAAACCGATGGGATGATGGCAAGCATGCAGATATCAGACAAATTGTTGTAGTCTCTGGTTCTGCAATTGAATCTGTTAGTTTTACCTATGAGGGTCCTCCTTTCAGACACGGTAGAACTCATGGTGGCAAAACAAATACG ATAAATCTGGACTGGCTAACTGAAGTTCTTATTTCGGTTTCGGGATATATTGTGAATGATTTTGGTTCTACTGTCATCCATTCACTCACATTCCAAAGCAATAAAAGGACATATGGACCATTCGGCACTGAAACCGGAAGGAAGTTTTCATTTCCAGCaactggtggaaagattattgGATTCTATGGGAGTTCTGGTTCCCATCTTGAATCTCTAGGAGCATATTTGGAACCAATCTCTCATCTATACCCGATCGAGTGTGTTGGACCATTGGGGGGCCAAGGTGGACACTCCTGGGATGATGGAAAATTCAATggagtaaagaaaataaagatgacGTTAGAAGATGATGTCAACTGCATCTCGTTTGAGTATGATGATAATGGTGAATCTATTTGGTCCTCTGCACATGGTAATGAAAACGGAAGTATCCTTACG GTTAACTTGAATTACCCTCATGAGTTCTTGATCTCGGTATCAGGATATATCAAACATGACTGTTCTGTTATTCAATCACTCACGTTCGAAAGCAATAAAAGAAGGCTTGGACCCTTTGGTAAGGAAGGAGGGAACTTCTTTCGCTGTGCATTGACATGCCACAAGATAATTGGCTTTCACGGAAGGTCTGGTATCCAGCTTGATGCGCTAGGAGTCTACTTTGAACCAATTTCTGATCTTCATCTCTTGAAATCCATTGGGCCGTTTGGAAAACAAGATTGGGGCAATCCATGGGACGATGGAGATAGCACAGGTGTGAGAAAAATAATGATTAAAGCTGGAGATGTTATCGACTCCATTACTGTTGAGTACGACAAGGACGGGCGTGTGGTTCAGGGCCCTAGACATGGTGGAGATGGGGGATATTTAACGCTCGAGGTATGGCCCTTCAGACGTTTGCTTAATCTTATGAACGTGCAGCTTATGGGTTGTTGCTAA